A region from the Selenomonadales bacterium genome encodes:
- a CDS encoding ribosomal L7Ae/L30e/S12e/Gadd45 family protein translates to MSLERLKNGKKVIGIKQTTKAVTKNIATCVFLADDADERVLAPLKALCEANEVEIVRVSDMKSLGLACSIAVGAAAAATVRQA, encoded by the coding sequence ATGTCGCTGGAACGTTTAAAAAACGGCAAAAAAGTTATTGGAATCAAGCAAACAACGAAAGCAGTCACGAAGAACATCGCAACGTGCGTATTCCTCGCTGACGACGCAGACGAAAGGGTGCTGGCACCGCTCAAAGCGTTGTGTGAAGCAAACGAAGTCGAAATCGTACGGGTCTCTGACATGAAAAGCCTTGGGCTCGCTTGCTCGATTGCAGTAGGAGCGGCGGCGGCAGCAACTGTCCGCCAGGCATAA
- the rpsG gene encoding 30S ribosomal protein S7, with the protein MPRKGPVPRRDVLPDPVYNSKIVTRFINKVMLSGKKGVAEKVVYDAFENIRTKTGKDPLEVFDTALKNVMPVLEVRARRVGGANYQVPVEVRAERRLTLGIRWIVNYARLRGEKTMKERLANELMDAANNMGAAIKKKEDTHKMAEANKAFAHYRW; encoded by the coding sequence ATGCCTAGAAAAGGTCCTGTTCCTAGACGCGACGTGCTGCCGGATCCGGTGTACAACAGCAAAATTGTAACCCGTTTCATCAACAAAGTAATGTTGTCCGGTAAAAAAGGCGTTGCCGAAAAGGTAGTATATGACGCATTTGAAAATATCAGAACAAAAACCGGTAAAGATCCGCTCGAAGTTTTCGACACGGCTCTCAAAAATGTAATGCCGGTACTCGAAGTACGCGCTCGCCGCGTTGGTGGTGCTAACTACCAGGTTCCGGTTGAAGTTCGTGCTGAACGTCGCTTGACGCTCGGTATTCGTTGGATCGTTAACTACGCTCGTTTGCGTGGCGAAAAAACGATGAAAGAACGTTTGGCGAACGAATTGATGGATGCAGCTAACAACATGGGCGCAGCTATCAAAAAGAAAGAAGATACTCACAAAATGGCGGAAGCAAACAAAGCATTCGCACATTATCGTTGGTAG
- the rpsJ gene encoding 30S ribosomal protein S10, which produces MAKQKKIRIRLKAYDHKALDQSASKIVETAKRTGAMVSGPIPLPTEKNIFTILRSPHVNKDSREQFEMRTHKRLVDILEPTAKTIDALTRLDLPAGVDVEIKM; this is translated from the coding sequence ATGGCAAAACAGAAAAAAATCAGAATCCGTTTGAAAGCATACGATCACAAAGCATTGGATCAGAGTGCTTCGAAAATCGTTGAAACGGCAAAAAGAACAGGTGCTATGGTATCTGGACCGATTCCGCTTCCTACAGAAAAAAATATCTTCACAATTTTGAGATCGCCGCATGTCAACAAAGATTCGCGTGAACAGTTCGAAATGCGCACGCACAAACGTTTGGTTGACATTTTGGAACCGACGGCAAAAACGATCGACGCTTTGACTCGTTTGGACTTGCCGGCAGGCGTAGATGT
- the tuf gene encoding elongation factor Tu gives MAKQKFERTKPHVNIGTIGHVDHGKTTLTAAITKVLSKKGLAQFEDYSMIDKAPEERERGITINTAHVEYETETRHYAHVDCPGHADYVKNMITGAAQMDGAILVVSAADGPMPQTREHILLSRQVGVPAMVVFLNKADMVDDEELMELVEMEVRELLSEYEFPGDDIPVVSGSALRALEGDEAYEAKILELMAEVDAYIPTPERDTDKTFLMPVEDVFTITGRGTVATGRVERGVIKVGDTVEIVGMTDESKSTVVTGVEMFRKLLDQAVAGDNIGALLRGVDRKEIERGQVLAKPGSIHPHTKFKAEVYVLTKEEGGRHTPFFSNYRPQFYFRTTDVTGVINLEEGVEMVMPGDNVRMNIELITPIAIEKGLRFAIREGGRTVGAGAVTEIEA, from the coding sequence ATGGCAAAACAAAAGTTTGAAAGAACAAAACCGCATGTTAATATCGGTACGATCGGTCACGTTGACCATGGTAAAACGACTCTCACGGCTGCAATCACGAAAGTACTCTCGAAAAAAGGCTTGGCTCAGTTCGAAGACTACAGCATGATCGATAAAGCTCCGGAAGAAAGAGAACGTGGTATCACGATCAACACGGCGCACGTTGAATATGAAACTGAAACTCGTCACTATGCACACGTTGACTGCCCGGGCCATGCTGACTATGTTAAAAACATGATCACTGGTGCTGCTCAGATGGACGGCGCTATCCTCGTAGTAAGTGCTGCTGACGGCCCGATGCCGCAGACTCGCGAACACATCCTCTTGTCCCGTCAGGTAGGCGTACCGGCAATGGTAGTATTCCTCAACAAAGCTGACATGGTAGACGACGAAGAACTCATGGAACTCGTTGAAATGGAAGTTCGTGAACTTCTCAGCGAATATGAATTCCCTGGCGATGACATTCCGGTTGTTTCCGGTTCCGCTCTCCGCGCTCTCGAAGGCGATGAAGCATACGAAGCTAAAATTCTCGAATTGATGGCTGAAGTTGACGCTTACATCCCGACTCCGGAACGCGACACTGACAAAACGTTCTTGATGCCGGTCGAAGACGTATTCACGATCACTGGTCGTGGTACGGTTGCTACGGGCCGTGTAGAACGTGGCGTTATCAAAGTTGGCGACACGGTTGAAATCGTTGGTATGACTGACGAATCCAAATCCACGGTTGTAACGGGCGTTGAAATGTTCCGTAAACTCCTCGACCAGGCAGTAGCTGGTGACAACATCGGCGCACTCCTTCGTGGTGTTGACAGAAAAGAAATCGAACGCGGTCAGGTTTTGGCTAAACCGGGTTCCATTCATCCGCACACGAAATTCAAAGCTGAAGTTTATGTATTGACGAAAGAAGAAGGTGGCCGTCATACGCCGTTCTTCTCCAACTACCGTCCGCAGTTCTACTTCCGTACGACTGACGTAACTGGCGTTATCAACCTTGAAGAAGGCGTTGAAATGGTTATGCCGGGCGACAACGTTCGCATGAACATCGAACTCATCACGCCGATCGCTATCGAAAAAGGTCTTCGCTTCGCTATCCGCGAAGGTGGCCGTACGGTAGGCGCTGGCGCTGTAACTGAAATTGAAGCTTAA
- the fusA gene encoding elongation factor G has product MARDCSLEMTRNIGIMAHIDAGKTTTTERILFYSGIVHKIGETHDGGATMDWMAQEQERGITITSAATTCHWLNHRINIIDTPGHVDFTVEVERSLRVLDGSVAVFCAKGGVEPQSETVWRQADKYGVPRMAYVNKMDILGADFYNVVDMMKTRLGTNAVPIQLPIGAEDTFKGLVDLIEMKALVYVDDLGKTSEAVDIPEDMMDKVEEYRQNLLDAVAESDDDLMMKYLEGEELTVEEIKAAIRKATIACKMTPVLCGSSYKNKGVQPMLDAVIAYMPSPVDVPAIKGVNPETGEADCRPSSDEEPFAALAFKIMADPYVGKLAFFRVYSGVMQSGSYVFNSTKKKKERIGRILQMHANNRKEIDVVYSGDIAAAVGLKDTTTGDTLCDDKNPIILESMVFPEPVISVAVEPKTKADQEKMGIALARLAEEDPTFRVATDQETGQCIISGMGELHLEIIVDRMLREFKVECTVGAPQVAYRETIRKQLKTEGKFVRQSGGRGQYGHCWLELIPQEPGTGFSFENKVVGGAIPKEYINPIEAGVKEAMENGVVAGYPMVDIKVIVYDGSYHDVDSSEMAFKIAGSMGFKNGAAKANPVLLEPYMKVEVVVPEEYMGDVIGDLNSRRGRIEGMESRNGAQSIRAFVPLAEMFGYSTDLRSKTQGRGNYSMEISYYDEVPKNISEAIVAKLKG; this is encoded by the coding sequence GTGGCTAGAGATTGTTCTCTTGAAATGACTAGAAATATCGGTATCATGGCTCACATCGATGCCGGTAAAACTACGACAACTGAACGTATTCTGTTTTACTCCGGTATCGTACACAAAATTGGGGAAACTCATGATGGCGGTGCGACGATGGACTGGATGGCACAAGAGCAGGAAAGAGGTATCACGATTACTTCCGCTGCTACGACGTGCCACTGGCTCAATCATCGTATCAACATCATTGATACACCCGGTCACGTGGACTTTACGGTAGAAGTAGAACGTTCGTTGCGCGTTCTTGACGGTTCTGTTGCAGTCTTCTGTGCAAAAGGCGGCGTTGAACCGCAGTCTGAAACGGTATGGCGTCAGGCTGACAAATATGGCGTACCGCGTATGGCATACGTCAACAAAATGGATATCCTCGGTGCGGACTTCTACAACGTAGTTGATATGATGAAAACGCGCCTTGGTACGAACGCTGTTCCGATTCAGTTGCCGATCGGTGCTGAAGACACATTCAAAGGTCTCGTCGATCTTATCGAAATGAAAGCTCTCGTTTATGTTGACGACCTCGGCAAAACGAGCGAAGCAGTAGACATTCCGGAAGATATGATGGACAAAGTTGAAGAATATCGTCAGAACCTCCTCGATGCAGTAGCTGAGAGCGATGACGATCTGATGATGAAATATCTCGAAGGCGAAGAACTTACGGTCGAAGAGATCAAAGCTGCGATCCGTAAAGCAACGATCGCTTGCAAAATGACTCCGGTCCTTTGCGGTTCTTCCTACAAAAACAAAGGCGTACAGCCGATGCTCGATGCAGTAATCGCTTACATGCCGAGCCCGGTTGACGTACCGGCGATCAAAGGTGTTAACCCGGAAACGGGCGAAGCTGATTGCCGTCCGTCGAGCGACGAAGAGCCGTTCGCAGCTCTCGCGTTCAAAATCATGGCTGACCCGTACGTTGGTAAACTCGCGTTCTTCCGCGTGTACTCCGGCGTCATGCAGTCCGGTTCTTACGTTTTCAACTCGACGAAGAAGAAAAAAGAAAGAATCGGCCGTATCCTTCAGATGCATGCCAACAACCGTAAAGAGATCGACGTTGTATACAGCGGCGATATCGCAGCAGCAGTTGGTCTTAAAGATACGACGACGGGTGACACGCTCTGCGATGACAAAAACCCGATCATCCTCGAATCGATGGTATTCCCTGAACCGGTTATCTCGGTTGCAGTAGAACCGAAAACGAAAGCCGACCAGGAAAAAATGGGTATCGCGCTTGCGCGTCTCGCAGAAGAAGATCCGACGTTCCGCGTTGCAACTGACCAAGAAACAGGCCAGTGCATCATCTCCGGTATGGGCGAGCTTCACCTTGAGATCATCGTTGACCGTATGCTCCGCGAATTCAAAGTTGAATGTACGGTTGGTGCTCCGCAGGTTGCTTATCGTGAAACGATCCGCAAACAGCTCAAAACCGAAGGTAAATTCGTTCGTCAGTCCGGTGGTCGCGGTCAGTACGGTCACTGCTGGCTCGAACTTATCCCGCAAGAACCGGGTACAGGCTTCAGCTTTGAAAACAAAGTTGTCGGTGGTGCGATTCCGAAAGAATACATCAACCCGATCGAAGCCGGTGTTAAAGAAGCAATGGAAAACGGCGTAGTTGCCGGTTACCCGATGGTAGACATCAAAGTTATCGTATACGACGGTTCTTACCATGATGTCGACTCCTCGGAAATGGCGTTCAAAATTGCCGGTTCCATGGGCTTTAAAAACGGTGCTGCAAAAGCAAATCCGGTACTCCTCGAACCTTACATGAAGGTAGAAGTAGTAGTTCCGGAAGAATACATGGGCGACGTTATCGGCGACTTGAACTCGCGTCGTGGTCGCATTGAAGGTATGGAATCCAGAAACGGTGCACAGTCGATCCGCGCATTCGTTCCGCTTGCGGAAATGTTCGGTTACTCGACAGACCTTCGTTCCAAAACGCAGGGTCGCGGCAACTACTCGATGGAAATTTCCTACTATGATGAAGTTCCTAAAAATATTTCCGAGGCTATTGTAGCTAAGCTCAAAGGCTAA
- a CDS encoding 30S ribosomal protein S12 — MPTINQLVRKSRQVLVTKSTAPALKECPQKRGVCTRVYTTTPKKPNSALRKVARVRLTNSIEVTAYIPGIGHNLQEHSVVLIRGGRVKDLPGVRYHIIRGALDTAGVQNRKQSRSKYGAKRDKKK; from the coding sequence ATGCCAACAATTAATCAGCTTGTTAGAAAAAGCAGACAAGTATTGGTAACAAAATCGACGGCACCGGCACTGAAAGAATGTCCTCAGAAACGTGGTGTTTGCACAAGAGTGTACACGACGACGCCGAAAAAACCGAACTCGGCACTCCGTAAAGTTGCCCGTGTTCGCTTGACGAACAGCATCGAGGTAACGGCTTACATTCCGGGTATTGGTCACAATTTGCAGGAGCACTCCGTTGTTCTCATCAGAGGCGGCAGGGTAAAAGACTTACCGGGGGTTCGTTACCACATCATCCGCGGTGCTCTTGACACGGCTGGCGTACAGAACCGTAAACAGAGCAGATCCAAATACGGCGCAAAACGCGATAAGAAGAAATAA